TCTACAGCGGTTATCCAACCGAACTCAAGGGTGGGGATAACGGGGCAGCAGCGGTTTTGTATCGTTCTGGCTCCCCAAACTCTCTGTTGGTTCTCAATAGTAGTACTCCGCTTGACTGGACCTCGACTGAGCGCACCAATAAGGCCCTGAACCTGGTTTTATCTCTGCGTCCAACGTCTTACTCAACCACCGCGACAAGTGGCACCTTCAACGGTTCGTTGACGTTCACCACCACCTATCAGTAGGAGCCACCATGAAATTTATACCAATAGCCTTATTGCTGATATCCACGCCGCTATGGGCCGCGAACAGTACCAATACAAATGTATTAACGGTTAAGGCGGAGTTGGTTACTGGTAGCTGTGACATCACCGCCTCCGATGTTGATTTGGGCGACTTAGACGCGAGCGAGTTCGCCGCTGGCGGCGCATGGGCGAATTTATCAGCAACAACGAAGGGTAACGTCCCCACACAGCCCCTGAAGATTAGCTTCCGCTGTGATTCAGGCTCTCTCGCCAAAACGCTGGTGTTGAGCTTTAAGCCGCAAAAAGCGCAACTCACCGGTAATCAGATATTCCCGAATGAATATACCGGTCCGATGACTGCAGCGGGAAACGTGGGCGTTGTGGTCTTTGAGGGGAGAACAAGTCCAGTTGCTATTAATGTGCTTAATAAAGACAATACCTCTGCCGTCAATATTGTTAACTATAAAGGTTCAACCACTACCTATTCTGATATCACCCTTTCGGCTCGTTTTCAAAAAGTGGATTCAGCAAAAACGGTCACTCCAGGTGGCGTATTAAGTCAGGTGCAAATCAGCGTGAGCTACAAATAATGGATAAACGGCAGGTTAATATGAGCACGATGATTTCACGATCAATTTCTTTTGTGGCATTGCTGTTGAACGGAATTTATTCATATCAGGTGCAGGCTAAGGAGTGTTATTTTGACAAAATTAATACCAGCACGGTAAGCGCGGGAACGTTAGTCGTGAATAATTATAACCCATCCAGTACAACACCCGTGCTATTGGGGACGCTCAGTGCGGGAGAATATGGTCACATAACTTGTAATACAGGTAATGATGGTTCTGATTTTTATGGAAGATCCACAGCAACAAGCGGTACGCAATACGATAGTTATACCAGCACCAGTGGTAGTACAAAATATAGCTACAACAGAGTTTTTTTTCCAACGAGCATACCTGGAATATATTATAACATTTACATAGCTAATTCTATTAATGCTACTTATACAGCTTACATTCCGTCTAATACGAGTTGGACACGTGAGATCGATAATGCCGCAGAAGGAGGTTTTCCTGTTGGATTATACATCGAAGTTTGGCAGCGTGGGGTGGTTTCCTCAATAGGTAATGGTGAAGCGCATCCTGTTATAAATGGTGAAGTAGGCAGGTTTAAAGCAGGGAATGAAGATGTAAGTAGTCAACAGGTTGTCGCTACAGTAAACGCATCTTCATTCACCGTAAAATTCGCCACGCCAACCTGTAATTTATCCGTATCCCCCACCACCATCGACTTTGGCGATGTGGGTAATGACAAACCACGAAAAACCTTCACCTTGAAAAATAGCAACTGCGTTAATGCTTCAGGGGTTACCCTTAAACTGACGTCGACCAAAGCGGCTTATGATAATAGCGGGTTGTCTATTCTCGCCAATACCACAACTGGCACCTCAGCAGCGGGCGGACGGGGAGTGGCGGTTTCTTACGAGGGATCGTCCCGGCAATATCTGTCGGCGAATGACACAAATTCTTCAGTGTCCATCGACTTTGGTTCCATCGTAACGGCGAAAGATATCACCATGGCCGGGTTACTCACCTGCACCTCCGCCAGCAATAACAGTACCTGCGATGACTACACCCCTGGCGCGTTCACCGCAGCGGGAACTATTAGTGCCACGTACAAATAGATAGTAAATCCGGTAATACAAAGGATCGTATTACCGGATGGCTGGCCTGTCAGAATGTTTCCCAGTTATCCGTATTTACCGTGTTTGATTTTGGCAGTGAAACCGATGGATGAACGGCAGGTGTAACGCGTCTAATTGCGCTTGTCCCGGTTAAACGGAATGTGCCGACGGCTTCCGTTAAGCGTGCGGCCTGCTCTTCAAGAGAGGCCGCAGCAGCCGATGCTTCTTCAACCAATGAGGCGTTTTGCTGCGTGACCTTATCCATCTCTGAAATCGCCTGGCTTACCTGGACGATGCCCCGGCTTTGTTCATCAGAGGCCGCCGCAATTTCCAGCATAATGTCGGTCACGCGTTTTACCGCATCGACAATATCCGTCATCGTATTGCCCGCCGCGACGACTTCTCCAGAGCCCTGGTCAATCAGTCGGACAGATTCGCTGATCAATCCTTCTATCTCTTTTGCCGCCTGAGCGCTGCGGCTTGCCAGCGTACGCACCTCACTAGCCACCACTGCAAACCCACGCCCCTGCTCTCCTGCCCGCGCCGCCTCAACCGCCGCGTTCAGCGCCAGGATATTGGTCTGGAAGGCAATGCTGTTAATAACGGCGGTAATTTCAGAGATTTTCTTCGAGCTGGTTGAGATATTGCCCATGGTTTTCACCACACCAGAGACCATCTGACCGCCCCGGCTGGCCTTGCCGGACGCATCTTCCGCCAGCGTACTCGCATGATGCGCGTTGTCGGCGTTTTGCTTCACCGTAGCCGTCAGCTCTTCCATGCTGGCCGCCGTTTGTTCAATCGCCGCGGCCTGTTGTTCGGTACGTGAAGACAGATCGGTATTACCCGCCGAAATCTCACTGGTACCGCGGTAGATTTCTTCCGCGCCCTGACGTACCGTGCCCACTGTTTTCGCCAGCGACCGTTGCATTGTCTGCAGATGACGGCTCAGGCGCCCAATTTCGCTGCGCCCGGTTGGTTCCTCTGGCATTGTCAGGTCCCCTTCTGAAATTTGCTCAATGCGCTGGGCCGCACGTAACAGAGGATGAATAACGGTACGGCGCAGAACAATAAACGTCATCACGGTCAGTGCCAGCGCAAGAACGAATGCCCCCAGCATAAAGGCCATGCCAAGCTGTGTACGTTGGTGCGCCTGTTCGCTTAACTGATTCGCCCTGGCGGTACGAATATCGATCGCCTTTAACAATACCTTGTTGTAAGCAGAGTCCAGCGGTCTGGCCTGTTCATTTTCATGGTTGATGATCGCCTCGAACATGCCGTTTTTAGCGTACTTGAGCATAGGCTGTAAGCCATCGATATAGGCTTTGAAATTGGCGCTCAGTTCAGCGTCTAACGCCTCTCCGGCAGTAGTTTTCACCGCACGAGCCATATAAGTATTGAAACCGTCCTGCGATTGCTTAATACGTTTTTCTGCCTCGGCAATATTGGCCTTCATGTCATCCATTTCAGCAATACGGCTCGCCGCACCAGCATGGATCATGTTGATGCGCGCGGTGCGTAAGTGGTTAGAGCTGTTAGATAACCCCATCCGGACCTGAATCTCATCGGTTACATCGCGCTGATCGCGATCGGCCTGCATAAGAAAATAACCTGCCAGCCCGGAACTTAAGGCGAATAGCAGAAGGATGCCACCGAGAATGGAGGAAAACAGCGGAACCAGCCGGATTTGATGCAGAAAGCCCAGTTTATGCAGGGCTTGCATCGATGTAGTGTTGTCCATGACCGTCGACTCTCTTGTAGGGTTTATGCGTGAAAACACGCCCGTTAGATAGTCATCGGCAATCCGGGAAGTTTACTTACCGTGAAAAGCGCCGGATTCGTCACACTTTCACAACATAATTCTAAAAAATTCAGGAAAGTGCCAGCGGTGAAATCCGCTGGCCAATGAATCAGTTATCACCAAAATGGATAACGGTACGGATGGATTTACCCTGATGCATTAAATCGAACGCTTCGTTAATCTGCTCCAGAGGCAGGCGATGCGTAATAAACGGATCTAACTGAATTTTTCCGCTCATTGCTTCTTCGACCATACCCGGCAACTGAGTGCGCCCTTTTACGCCGCCAAACGCGGAACCGCGCCACACGCGACCGGTTACTAACTGGAACGGACGTGTTTTGATCTCCTGACCGGCACCCGCCACCCCAATGATGATGCTTTCGCCCCACCCTTTATGGCAACACTCTAGCGCCGCACGCATCACGTTAACGTTGCCGATACACTCAAAGCTAAAGTCCACGCCACCGTCGGTGAGCTCAACAATCACGTCCTGCACCGGCTTATCGTAATCGTTTGGGTTGATGAAATCGGTCGCGCCCATTTCACCAGCCAATTTGAATTTCTCCGGATTGGTATCAACAGCCAGAATACGCCCGGCTTTTGCCTGCACCGCGCCCTGAATCACCGCCAGGCCAATACCGCCCAGACCAAATACGGCTACGGTATCGCCTTCCTTCACTTTCGCGGTGTTATGGACCGCTCCGATACCGGTGGTCACGCCACATCCCAGCAGACACACTTTATCCAGCGGAGCCTGCGCGTTAACCTTCGCCAGCGAGATCTCTGCGCAAACGGTATATTCGCTGAAGGTACTGGTGCCCATATAGTGATAAATCGGCTCGCCGTTATACGAGAAGCGCGTTGTGCCATCAGGCATCAGACCTTTGCCCTGTGTCGCCCGCACGGCCTGACACAAGTTAGTTTTACCCGATTTACAGAACTTGCACTCGCCGCACTCTGCGGTGTACAGCGGGATCACATGATCGCCCGGTTTCAGGCTGGTGACGCCTTCCCCCACTTCAACCACAATGCCGCCGCCTTCATGGCCCAGTACCGCCGGGAACACGCCTTCCGGATCGTCGCCTGAGAGGGTAAAAGCATCAGTATGGCACACGCCGGTGTGGGTAATTTTAACAAGCACTTCACCTTTCTTTGGTGGTGCGACGTCGATTTCAACAATTTTTAACGGTTGGCCGGGGCCAAATGCAACTGCTGCACGTGATTTCATTTGTCTCTTCCCATTATTGCAAGGTGATGGTGTTATTTTAGATAAGCACGCAGAAGATGGCCGATCTCAGCCATGCGCACAGCTCGCTGGTCTGGTGTTGTCTCCCCACTGACCAGTTCATCTTTCAGGTGGATCTCAACCATTTCGCCCATCAGACCATTGGATGCGCCGCGTACGGCGGCAATTTGTTGCAGGATCGACAGGCATGGTTCGCCAGATTCCAGTGCGCGCTCAAGCGCATCAACCTGACCGCGAATACGGCGTACACGAGTGAGAATGCGTTTTTTATCTTCGGGTGAATGCGGCATACGCCCTCCATATACTATAGGGGGGTATACTATCAGAATTTTTATGTAATTGTAAAAAACTAACATTTATTTAATGAGGGGGTGACGACCAGGCCTCGTCAGATGAACCCTGGTCGCCAGGTCACTGAATGGCTTTCTGAACTAATTTTTCCAGATTTTTTAAGGGTTGAATTGCCGCAGTATCTGGTCCATAAGTCTGTAATATCTCAACCGGATGATATCCAACGACTACACGTCCATCCGACTCTTCCCGAATCAATACTCTAAAGGGAAGATCGAGCGCCATATCAGGATATGCCTGCATTAATGATGTGCCACCTTTAGGATTGCCAAAAATAATGACGGTTGTGGGTAACATGGTTAGTCCAGCATTTTTAGCCTCTTTCGCATGATCAAATTCTCCAAAAAAAACAAGATTATTACTCTCAATGGCAGCAATGAGATGCTCTCTGGTCTGCTGGTAATTATAAGTACTATACGTTTTGATCATAGTATTCCCGGTGTTGGCAGCATGACTGGTTACCGTCATAAGCAGATACAGTGCAGCTGTAATAAATATATTTTTTAGAGACCGAAGCATCACAACATCCTTAATTTAACGATAGTCTGGAAAGCTATCTAAGACCAGCGGATACTTTGCCGGTATAATCTCTCTCGTGCTGATTCTGTGCAAGGATACACTTGGCAGAATGCACCATCGCAATAAGACCCGCAGCCATCATTATCGTGTCTTTTAAGACCAGTCGCCCGGCGCCAGAAAGATAGGGAAACCCGGTGTGAGAATCCTGGCCACTTACCCATGTTTCTGGTGTAAATATCAGGAATGTCAGAGTGACAAAAGGAGTTAAGAAGGCAAGTGTTGCCCCCCAAAAGCCGATTTTTGGTGACACATAATGAGCAAGGATTAATAATGAAAAAATGACTTCAACAATACCAAGTCCGGTAGAGTACCCATAAGTATTATTCGCATGATGCCATGCGCGGTTAGCCTCTATTAATTCGCCCTCATGGTTCATAAACTGAGTATAATTACTCGGATCGTTATAAAAGAAAGACATAAATGGGCTATTAGCTACAAAAGGAACGATGCTATCTGCTTCATAGGGAATGAACTTCAACAATCCTATCCACATAAATACAATGGCAATAGAAATGCGACAAAGATTTATTCCCACGTTTTCTTTCGTTGAAACATATTGGTATAGTTTATCCATCATATCCAGAGGTCCTGTGTTGTAGAAATCACGACCTTTATAACCTTGTTATTTATATGTCTATATGTTCAGGAATCTATAATTTTTGTTTGATCGTCTGGATAGGTCAAAATATAGACTATGGATAAGTTCGGTTGAGTGGAATGAACTCCTTGTTTTTCAGTTTGGCTATCAAACTACTTGCAGCAACTGATTGTATAACGTGGTGAAAGCATGTCTCTCTTCATCGCCCACGGTTGCTGTATCCCTTGTCCGGCAAAGCAGAGCGTTCCTTTACCCTTTTCCCAGATACCTCCATCAGTTTATCGCTGTTACGCCGCGGCGTTAGGTTGTCGTCAAAAAGATTCAGTTCACCGTACGTATCGGCAACCAACCTGACATGATCAATTTTTACCAATCCATACCCCAGGCTTACAGCATTAATATGCTCCCACGTCAATAACCACTAAAAGTTAATGGTTTATAAAACAATTTAACCTTACAATAACCATACTTTTTCATGTCTTAAGTTTAAGCTGGAGAAAAAAATGGAGCTCAGCCGGAGGCAGTTCTTTCGAATCTGCGCGGGCGGTATGGCAGGAACAACTGTTGCATCTCTCGGATTCTTATCATCTTTTTCCGTTCACGCGGAAACCCGTCAATACAAACTCTTAAAAGCAAAAGAGACACGTAATAACTGTACGTACTGCTCAGTAGGCTGCGGCATGCTGATGTACAGCCTTGGCGATACAGCCAAAAACGTCAAAGAAAGTATCTACCATATTGAGGGCGATCCGGATCATCCGGTGAGCCGTGGATCGTTGTGCCCTAAAGGCGCTGGCGTGCTGGATTATATTCATAGTGAAACCCGTCTGCAGTATCCCGAATATCGCGCACCGGGTTCGGATAAATGGCAGCGTATTGGCTGGGATGATGCGATTAATCGTATTGCCCGACTTATGAAAGATGACCGCGATGCCAACTTTATTGAGAAAAATGCCCAGGGCGTTACCGTCAACCGATGGTCCACCACGGGCATGCTATGCTCCTCAGCGGCAAGTAATGAAACCGGGATCCTCGACGGTAAATTTGCTCGCGGACTAGGTATGGTCGCTATCGACTGTCAAGCACGGTTATGTCATGGCCCCACCGTTGCTGCTCTTGCACCAACGTTTGGACGTGGTGCGATGACCAACAACTGGGTCGATATTAAAAATGCCAACGTAGTGCTTATTATGGGCGGTAATGCCGCTGAGGCACATCCGGTAGGCTTTAAATGGGTAGTCGAAGCGCAAACTAAAAACGACGCCACCGTGGTGGTAGTCGACCCGCGTTTTAACCGTAGCGCCGCCGTCGCCGATCTGTATGCGCCAATACGCGCTGGTTCCGACACCGCATTCCTGCTCGGTGTAATCCGTTATCTGCTGGAAAACAACCAGGTGCAGCACGACTATGTGCGCCATTACACCAACGCCAGCCTGATTATCCGTGATGACTATCAGTTCGACGACGGCTTGTTCAGTGGCTATGACGACAAAAAACGCCAGTACGATAAATCGAGCTGGTTCTATCAGCTTGACGAACAGGGTAATGCCCTGCGTGATGAAACATTGTCTCACCCACGCTGCGTGTGGAATTTGCTGAAAGCCCACGTCGACCGCTATACGCCAGAAATGGTTAACCGGTTGTGTGGGACCTCAGTGGCAGATTTCAATCGTATCTGCGAAATTCTCGCCAGCACCAGCGTGCCTGACCGCACCGCTACTATTCTGTATGCGCTGGGTTGGACACACCACTCCGCCGGGGCACAGATTATCCGCGCCGCCGCTATGCTCCAGTTGCTACTGGGCAATATAGGCATGGCGGGCGGTGGCGTTAACGCCTTACGTGGCCACTCCAATATTCAGGGCTATACCGATCTTGGCTTGTTGTCGACGAACCTGCCGGGCTATATGCCGCTGCCGTCGGAAAAACAGACAGACTACCAGACCTATATTTCGCAAATCACGCCGCCTGCGCTAGGCGTGAATGAGGTCAATTACTGGCAAAATACGCCGAAGTTCTTTGTTAGCATGATGAAAAGTTTCTGGGGCGACAATGCAACAGTGGAAAATAACTGGGGCTACGACTGGCTACCTAAATGGGATCGCCTGTATGACGTAATGACCCAGGCTGAATTGATGCTCGAAGGGAAGATTAATGGTTACATCGTTCAGGGCTTCAATCCGCTGGCGGCGTTTCCGGATAAAAACAAATCAACTCGCGCGCTTTCAAAACTGAAATATATGGTGGTTATCGATCCGCTGGTCACTGAGTCGTCCAATTTTTGGCAAAATCATGGCGAGATGAACGATGTAAACCCGGCAGATATTCAGACCGAAGTTTTCCGTCTGCCCTCTTCCTGCTTTGCTGAAGAAAATGGTTCAATCGCTAACTCCGGGCGTTGGTTGCAATGGCACTGGGCTGCGGCAGAACCACCAGGTGAAGCCTTACATGACGGGAAGATCCTCGGTCGCCTGTTTATGCGGCTGCGCGAGTTGTATCAACAGGAAGGTGGAGCGAATCCGCAACCCTTGTTGAATATTGCCTGGAATTATAAAGATCCATACGACCCACACCCAGAAGAGATTGCGCGTGAAGCAAATGGCCAGGCGCTTGAAGACCTTTATGATGACAAAGGCCAGCTTATAGCCAAAAAAGGCCAGCAGCTCAGCAGCTTTGCACAGTTGCGCGATGACGGCTCGACCAGCAGTTTCTGCTGGGTCTACTGCGGAAGCTGGACAGAACAAGGCAACCAGATGGCCAATCGCGACAACAGCGATCCGTATGGTCTGGGCTGCACACCGGGCTGGGCGTGGTCATGGCCTGCCAACCGCCGTATTCTCTACAATCGCGCTTCGGCCGATCCATCAGGAAAACCGTGGGATCCCAAACGAACCCTGCTGCATTGGAATGGCAAAAAGTGGGCCGGTATGGACGTAGCCGACTACGGCCAGGCCGCACCGGGCAGCAACGTTGGTCCGTTTATCATGAATCCGGAAGGCGTAGCGCGTCTGTTCTCCATCGACAAAATGAACGACGGGCCATTCCCGGAACATTACGAACCCATTGAGTCGCCTATTGGTACCAACCCGCTGCACCCGAATGTTGTATCCAGCCCGGTTGCGCGTATCTACCATGACGATATCGCCAATATGGGTAAAGCGGATGCCTTCCCGTACGTCGCCACAACTTACTCCATTACCGAACTGTTCCGCCACTGGACCAAACATGCGCTGCTCAACGCCATTGCTCAACCCGATCAATTCATCGAAATCGGTGAGGCGCTGGCGAGCAAAAAAGGCATTGCGGCAGGTGATACGGTGAAAGTGATGTCGAAACGCGGCTTTATCAAAGCGAAGGCGGTGGTCACCAAACGTCTGCAAACGCTGACGATCGATGGTAAGCCGGTCGATACTATCGGTATCCCTTGTCACTGGGGCTTTGAAGGCGCCACACGCAAAGGGTTCCTCGCCAATACGTTAACGCCATCGGTGGGTGACGCGAACTCGCAAACACCGGAGTATAAAGCGTTTCTGGTCAACATCGAGCGAGCGTAAGGAAGGGAACTCATGGCTATGCAATCACAAGATATTATTAAACGCTCGGCGACGAACAGCATCACGCCACCGCCCCAGGCGCGGGATTACCGTGCAGAAGTGGCAAAATTAATTGATGTCACTACCTGTATTGGCTGTAAAGGCTGTCAGGTCGCCTGCTCAGAGTGGAACGATATTCGCGATGAAGTGGGCTACTGCAACGGCGTCTACGACAACCCGACCGATCTCAGCGCTAAGTCCTGGACGGTGATGCGCTTTAGCGAAACCACCCAGAACGACAAGCTGGAATGGCTGATCCGCAAAGACGGCTGCATGCACTGCGCCGATCCCGGCTGTTTGAAAGCCTGTCCATCCGCTGGAGCAATCATTCAGTATGCCAACGGGATTGTCGACTTTCAGTCCGAGCACTGTATTGGCTGTGGCTACTGCATTGCTGGCTGCCCGTTCAATATTCCGCGACTTAATCCCGAAGATAACCGGGTCTACAAATGTACGCTGTGCGTTGACCGGGTCAGCGTGGGCCAGGAACCGGCCTGCGTGAAAACTTGTCCGACCGGCGCTATCCAGTTTGGCACCAAAAAAGAGATGCTCAATGTAGCGGAAACTCGCGTGGCGCAGTTGAAAAAACGCGGCTATGCCAATGCGGGCATCTACAACCCGCAAGGGGTCGGCGGTACCCACGTGATGTATGTACTTCATCACGCGGATCAACCATCGCTGTACCACAATCTGCCGGATGAGCCAAAAATCGCCGCACCAGTGAACTTCTGGAAGGGGATTTTAAAACCACTCTCCGCCGCCGGATTTATCGCCACCTTTGCCGGGCTGATTTACCACTACGTGGGAGTCGGCCCAAACAAAGAGACGGATGATGATGAAGAGGAGAACGGTCATGAGTAAAAGCAAAATGATTCTGCGCACCAAATTCATCGACCGTGCTTGTCACTGGACGGTGGTAATAAGCTTCTTCCTGGTGTCGCTTTCCGGTATTGCGCTGTTCTTCCCGACGTTGCAATGGCTCACCGAAACTTTCGGTACACCGCAAATGGGGCGAATTCTACATCCGTTTTTCGGGGTGATAATTTTCATCGTGCTGATGTTTATGTTCGTCCGTTTTGTACACCACAACATTCCCGATAAACAGGACCTTCCCTGGATTAAAGGGATCGTTGAGGTACTTAAAGGCAATGAGCATAAAGTCGCTGATGTGGGGAAATACAACGCAGGGCAGAAAATGATGTTCTGGAGCATCATGAGTCTAATTCTGGTATTACTGATTACCGGCGTTATTATCTGGAGGCCCTACTTTGCCCATTATTTCTCAATTAACATTGTTCGTTGGAGTTTGTTAATCCACGCGACAGCAGCCATTGTGCTGATCCACGCCATTCTGATCCATATGTACATGGCGTTTTGGGTAAAAGGTTCAATTAAAGGGATGATCGAAGGGAAAGTGAGTCGACGCTGGGCGAAGAAACACCATCCTCGCTGGTATCGTGAGGTTGAACTTACTGAAGAAAAAGCACCGGAATTAGAGTCTAAATAAAAGCAATAAGGCCGCTGTTATTCAGCGGTCTTATTCTCTCAATGGCCCAGTGATATGCTGCGGCGCTGCGAGACCTGATTATCAGGCGAATAAAAGGCCCTCCATTCAATGATGAACAAACCCTACCCAACCCGCAGCAAATCACTGTATCTCGTGGTATAACGCGGTGAGAGCATATCTCGCTTCATCGCCCACGGTTGTTGTATACCTTGTCCGGCAAAATAGAGCGTTCCTTTACCCTTTTCAGCATTGAGCGTATCCAGAACGGCCATCAGCTTATCGCTGTTATGCCGTGGAGCGTTGTCATCAAAAAGATTCAACTGTGCAACACCTGAGCTAAAAAAATCGCCCAGCATGACCCCTGCTTTTTGATAACGTAGCCCCTCTCGCCATATTGCGTCCAGGCTACATGTGGCCGCCCTTATAATTTCCCGACTATCCTGGGTTGGTGTCAGCAGTTTTATCGATGCGCTGTTACCGTAATACGGTTCATTCAGGGAAAATGGGCTGGTTTTGATAAACGTAGAGATAAACCGGCAGAACTGGTGCTCTCTGCGCAGCTTTTCCGCAGCACGTGAAGCATAGGTACAAATTGCCTCTCGCATCGCGTTGTAATCCGTGAGTTTTTCACCAAACGATCTTGAGCAGATAATTTCCTGCTTAACTGGCGCAAACTCCTCCAGCTCCAGGCAAGGTTCACCGCGCAATTCCCGCACAGTGCGCTCAAGCACAACGTTGAAATGTTTGCGGATAAAGCGAATATCGGTATCTGCTAGGTCGCAGACCGTTTTAATGCCCATAGCGTCAAGTTTTTTACTGATACGGCGTCCAACACCCCAGACTTCATCAACCGGGAGCGCAGTCATCAGCTTACGCTGGCGCTCAATATTCGAGAGATCCACCACCCCGCCAGTCTGTTCCTGCCACTTTTTGGCAGCATGGTTAGCCAGCTTGGCCAGGGTTTTGGTCTGGGCGATACCGACCCCAACCTTGAGGCGTGTTTTTTGTAAAATGGTTGCTCTGATTTCCCGACCAAAATCCGTCAGATCCCGGCAGTTTCGCACGCCCGTTAAATCGCAAAAGGCTTCATCAATACTGTACATCTCCACGCGCGGCGACAGCTCCTCCAGAATCGACATCACCCTGCTGCTCATATCCGCATACAATTCGTAGTTCGAACTAAAACAGAACACGCCATAGCGCCTGAACAGATCTTTCTGTTTGAAATATGGTGCGCCCATATTAACGCCAAGCGCTTTTGCCTCCGCGCTACTGG
This window of the Citrobacter freundii ATCC 8090 = MTCC 1658 = NBRC 12681 genome carries:
- the fdxH gene encoding formate dehydrogenase subunit beta, translating into MAMQSQDIIKRSATNSITPPPQARDYRAEVAKLIDVTTCIGCKGCQVACSEWNDIRDEVGYCNGVYDNPTDLSAKSWTVMRFSETTQNDKLEWLIRKDGCMHCADPGCLKACPSAGAIIQYANGIVDFQSEHCIGCGYCIAGCPFNIPRLNPEDNRVYKCTLCVDRVSVGQEPACVKTCPTGAIQFGTKKEMLNVAETRVAQLKKRGYANAGIYNPQGVGGTHVMYVLHHADQPSLYHNLPDEPKIAAPVNFWKGILKPLSAAGFIATFAGLIYHYVGVGPNKETDDDEEENGHE
- the fdnI gene encoding formate dehydrogenase-N subunit gamma, which produces MSKSKMILRTKFIDRACHWTVVISFFLVSLSGIALFFPTLQWLTETFGTPQMGRILHPFFGVIIFIVLMFMFVRFVHHNIPDKQDLPWIKGIVEVLKGNEHKVADVGKYNAGQKMMFWSIMSLILVLLITGVIIWRPYFAHYFSINIVRWSLLIHATAAIVLIHAILIHMYMAFWVKGSIKGMIEGKVSRRWAKKHHPRWYREVELTEEKAPELESK